From Pseudoalteromonas sp. R3, one genomic window encodes:
- the thiL gene encoding thiamine-phosphate kinase yields MKEFELINHYFKGRGIARRDVKVGIGDDCAIVTVPDKHQLAITTDTLVAGVHFFEDIPPRALGHRALAVNLSDLAAMGAEPTWISIGLTLPKVDMDWLEAFTEGMHEIAEYYNVQLIGGDTTQGPLTITICAKGIIPNDKALTRSGAKVGDWIYVTGELGDAALAIEARKRQLPIEATQLKRLEEKLHFPTPRVAAGQVLRGMATACIDISDGLLADLQHILNKSGVGALVNVEDVPMSHTLQQLEPESLRHELGLAYGDDYELLFTVNDSNKGAVEARLRQYGVDPVCIGQITASVGKLELLQAGEKCPLPRSGYQHF; encoded by the coding sequence ATGAAGGAATTTGAGTTAATCAACCATTACTTCAAGGGGCGTGGCATTGCGCGTCGTGATGTAAAGGTTGGCATTGGTGATGATTGTGCCATAGTGACGGTTCCTGACAAGCACCAACTTGCCATTACCACAGACACCCTGGTTGCCGGTGTACACTTTTTCGAAGACATTCCACCCAGAGCATTAGGTCATAGAGCCTTAGCTGTTAATCTCAGCGATCTTGCTGCGATGGGCGCAGAGCCGACTTGGATTTCCATAGGCTTAACGCTGCCCAAGGTCGATATGGATTGGCTGGAAGCATTCACCGAAGGCATGCATGAAATTGCTGAGTATTACAATGTTCAGCTGATAGGCGGGGATACCACCCAGGGGCCGCTGACCATCACCATTTGTGCCAAAGGGATCATTCCAAACGACAAAGCACTGACACGCTCAGGTGCTAAAGTGGGCGACTGGATCTATGTCACCGGCGAGCTGGGCGATGCGGCTTTGGCGATTGAAGCGCGTAAACGTCAGCTACCGATAGAGGCTACTCAGCTAAAGCGTCTCGAAGAAAAGTTACATTTTCCAACTCCAAGAGTGGCGGCTGGACAAGTGTTACGAGGTATGGCAACTGCCTGCATCGATATTTCGGATGGCTTACTGGCCGACTTGCAGCACATCTTGAACAAATCAGGTGTGGGCGCCTTGGTTAATGTTGAAGATGTACCGATGTCACACACTCTGCAGCAATTAGAGCCTGAATCTTTGCGCCATGAGTTGGGGTTAGCGTATGGCGATGACTATGAATTGTTATTTACGGTGAACGACAGTAACAAAGGTGCCGTAGAGGCACGTCTTCGTCAGTATGGTGTAGACCCTGTATGTATCGGTCAAATTACCGCGTCAGTCGGCAAACTTGAATTGCTGCAAGCGGGAGAAAAATGCCCATTACCGCGTAGCGGTTATCAACACTTTTAA
- the nusB gene encoding transcription antitermination factor NusB yields the protein MKPAARRKARVLALQAVYSWQLSGNPIADIEQQMLIENDVSKVDVEYFKDLARGVAVNCKQLDELMTPHLSRPFDDLDMVEKAVLRVSIYELKFREDVPYKVAINEGIELAKMFGAEDSHKFVNGVLDKAVKIIRK from the coding sequence GTGAAACCAGCAGCTAGACGTAAGGCGCGTGTTCTTGCCCTTCAGGCAGTATATTCTTGGCAGCTAAGTGGCAACCCCATTGCTGATATCGAGCAGCAAATGCTGATCGAAAACGACGTTTCAAAGGTTGATGTAGAGTACTTCAAGGATCTGGCACGTGGTGTTGCAGTAAACTGCAAACAGCTAGATGAGTTGATGACTCCACATTTGTCTCGTCCATTTGATGACCTGGATATGGTTGAAAAAGCCGTATTACGCGTCAGCATCTACGAGTTAAAGTTCCGCGAAGACGTCCCTTACAAAGTCGCCATTAACGAAGGGATTGAGCTGGCGAAAATGTTTGGTGCCGAAGACAGTCACAAATTTGTCAACGGCGTACTGGACAAAGCGGTTAAGATAATCCGCAAGTAA
- the ribE gene encoding 6,7-dimethyl-8-ribityllumazine synthase has translation MKIIEGNKYAPGKKFAIVISRFNDFIGSSLLEGAVDELKRTGGVKDEDITVVYVPGAVELPLAAKRVAMKKEHDAIIALGVIIRGGTPHFDLVANESNKGLASVSMDYDIPVAFGVLTTESIEQAIERAGTKMGNKGGEAALGALEMVNVLEQI, from the coding sequence ATGAAAATCATCGAAGGTAATAAATACGCACCGGGCAAGAAATTTGCCATTGTCATCTCTCGTTTTAATGACTTTATCGGTAGCAGCCTGTTAGAAGGTGCTGTTGATGAGTTGAAACGCACAGGTGGCGTAAAAGACGAGGACATCACTGTCGTGTATGTACCGGGTGCTGTGGAATTACCTTTGGCGGCAAAGCGTGTTGCAATGAAAAAAGAGCACGATGCCATTATTGCATTAGGTGTGATCATTCGTGGTGGTACCCCTCATTTTGACCTGGTTGCAAATGAGTCGAACAAGGGTCTGGCGAGCGTATCTATGGACTACGACATCCCAGTGGCCTTTGGTGTGTTAACCACGGAAAGTATTGAGCAAGCCATCGAACGCGCGGGAACCAAAATGGGCAACAAGGGTGGCGAAGCTGCACTTGGTGCACTAGAAATGGTGAACGTGTTAGAGCAAATTTAA
- the ribBA gene encoding bifunctional 3,4-dihydroxy-2-butanone-4-phosphate synthase/GTP cyclohydrolase II, which yields MSLNSAQEIIDDIKAGKMVILMDDEDRENEGDLIIAAEHITPEAINFMATYGRGLICLTMTQERCQQLDLPLMVKNNGAQFSTNFTMSIEAAKGVTTGISAADRARTVQAAVAKGAVPEDIVQPGHIFPIMAQPGGVLTRAGHTEAGCDLARLAGLEPSSVIVEILNPDGTMARRPELEVFAKEHDIKIGTIADLIEYRNLNETTIEKVAECKLPTEYGEFNLVTYKDTIDNQLHYALLKGEVSTDDATLVRVHLQSTFNDTLLSDRSADRSWTLHGAMKYIAENNGVLVILGKQEKTEDLEQLVKAFAAEDAGEKPNYRKFQGTSRTVGVGSQILADLGISKMRLMSLPKKYHALSGFHLEVVDYVEPQ from the coding sequence ATGAGCTTAAACAGCGCACAAGAAATCATCGATGACATTAAAGCCGGTAAAATGGTGATTCTGATGGACGATGAAGACCGGGAAAATGAAGGCGATCTGATCATTGCGGCAGAGCATATCACGCCAGAAGCTATTAACTTTATGGCGACCTATGGCCGCGGCCTGATCTGTTTGACTATGACGCAAGAGCGTTGTCAACAGCTAGACCTGCCCTTGATGGTAAAAAATAACGGCGCCCAGTTCTCAACCAATTTCACTATGTCGATTGAGGCTGCGAAAGGCGTGACCACAGGTATCTCGGCAGCAGACCGTGCCCGTACAGTGCAGGCGGCTGTTGCTAAAGGTGCCGTACCAGAAGATATTGTGCAGCCAGGTCATATTTTCCCGATCATGGCGCAGCCTGGTGGCGTGTTAACCCGTGCGGGCCATACGGAGGCAGGCTGTGACTTAGCGCGTCTGGCGGGCCTTGAGCCATCCTCAGTGATTGTCGAGATCCTCAATCCTGATGGCACAATGGCGAGACGTCCGGAACTTGAAGTGTTTGCTAAAGAGCACGACATCAAAATTGGCACTATCGCCGATTTAATCGAATATCGTAACCTTAATGAAACGACGATTGAAAAAGTTGCAGAGTGTAAGTTGCCCACAGAATATGGTGAGTTTAATTTGGTGACTTACAAAGACACCATAGATAATCAGCTGCATTATGCGTTATTGAAAGGTGAAGTAAGTACTGATGACGCCACTTTAGTGCGAGTTCACCTGCAAAGCACGTTTAACGATACCTTGTTATCTGACCGCAGTGCAGACCGTAGCTGGACACTGCATGGGGCAATGAAATACATTGCTGAAAACAATGGTGTCCTGGTTATTCTGGGCAAACAAGAGAAAACAGAAGACCTGGAGCAATTAGTTAAGGCGTTTGCAGCAGAAGATGCCGGTGAAAAGCCTAATTATCGTAAGTTTCAGGGCACCTCCAGAACTGTGGGGGTAGGCTCACAAATTCTTGCTGATCTGGGGATCAGCAAGATGCGCCTGATGAGCTTGCCGAAAAAATATCATGCTCTGTCAGGTTTCCACTTAGAAGTGGTCGATTACGTCGAACCTCAATAA
- a CDS encoding riboflavin synthase → MFTGIIEATGTLTELVLKQGDLSARVTSTTLNMDDVQLGDSIATNGVCLTVIEKFADGFRADVSNETLKLTRFGEYQVGQRVNLEKALQPISRLGGHLVSGHVDGVAEVVAVKPNARATEYWLKAPAHLMKYIPYKGSVAIDGISLTVNELDEDKFKLTIVPHTAQETTIADFKVGTLLNLEVDQIARYLERLVHGVPTETEQSTLTTSLLAKAGFIK, encoded by the coding sequence ATGTTTACAGGTATCATTGAAGCAACAGGCACACTAACAGAGCTCGTGCTCAAACAGGGGGACCTGAGTGCTCGGGTTACCAGCACCACCTTGAATATGGATGATGTGCAGCTGGGTGACAGTATCGCCACCAATGGTGTTTGCCTGACTGTTATTGAGAAATTCGCTGATGGCTTTCGTGCCGACGTTTCAAATGAAACGCTCAAGCTGACGCGCTTCGGTGAGTACCAGGTTGGCCAGAGAGTTAACCTGGAAAAAGCACTCCAGCCGATTTCTCGGCTCGGTGGCCACTTGGTATCTGGCCATGTGGACGGTGTTGCAGAAGTGGTTGCCGTTAAACCGAACGCGCGTGCCACAGAATACTGGCTCAAAGCACCAGCACACCTAATGAAATACATTCCGTATAAAGGCTCAGTGGCTATTGATGGGATCAGTCTGACGGTCAATGAGCTGGACGAAGACAAGTTCAAGCTGACGATAGTGCCACACACTGCACAAGAGACTACCATTGCAGACTTTAAAGTGGGTACATTACTCAACCTGGAAGTAGACCAGATAGCGCGCTACCTGGAAAGACTGGTCCACGGAGTACCGACCGAAACTGAGCAATCAACTCTCACAACCAGCTTGTTGGCCAAAGCTGGCTTTATTAAATAA
- the ribD gene encoding bifunctional diaminohydroxyphosphoribosylaminopyrimidine deaminase/5-amino-6-(5-phosphoribosylamino)uracil reductase RibD: MSFTQADRTFMARAIELAKQGRFTTTPNPNVGCVIVNNGEIVGEGFHLRAGEPHAEVHALREAAEQAQGATAYVTLEPCSHYGRTPPCAKGLIEAGVSKVIAAMVDPNPEVAGRGLTMLNDAGIETASGLLEEQARALNKGFLKRMELGLPYVICKLAASLDGKTALGNGESKWITGPAARRDVQLGRAQSCAILTGADTVLVDDARLNVRAEELTDIERPVEQWRQPVRVIIDSQNRLHPELALFKIAAPVVILRSDLDNQHNWPHFVEQIKIKIRAGKIDLHAALAALAERNINQVWLEGGATLAGAMHQQGLIDEYLIYLAPKIIGTDGKDLFNSAPLQAMSQVTELTLTEMTPIGTDIRITAHKKGN, from the coding sequence ATGAGTTTTACACAAGCCGATCGTACTTTTATGGCGCGCGCCATTGAGCTGGCTAAACAGGGCCGTTTTACGACCACACCTAACCCCAATGTCGGCTGTGTGATAGTTAATAACGGCGAAATTGTCGGTGAGGGGTTTCACTTACGCGCTGGTGAGCCTCATGCGGAAGTGCACGCTCTGCGGGAGGCTGCTGAGCAGGCTCAGGGCGCGACGGCCTATGTAACACTTGAACCATGTAGTCACTACGGTCGTACACCACCTTGCGCAAAAGGTCTGATCGAAGCGGGCGTCAGTAAAGTCATTGCTGCGATGGTGGATCCTAACCCCGAGGTTGCAGGGCGAGGACTTACTATGCTCAATGATGCGGGTATAGAAACTGCTTCCGGATTGCTTGAAGAACAGGCACGAGCACTCAACAAAGGTTTCTTAAAACGGATGGAGCTAGGCCTGCCGTATGTTATCTGTAAGTTGGCTGCGAGTCTGGATGGCAAAACGGCACTGGGCAATGGTGAGAGTAAATGGATCACAGGGCCAGCGGCACGGCGAGATGTACAGCTGGGACGGGCGCAAAGTTGTGCAATTTTGACGGGTGCTGATACGGTACTGGTGGATGATGCTCGGCTCAATGTTCGCGCTGAAGAACTGACCGATATCGAGCGACCCGTGGAGCAATGGCGGCAACCCGTTCGGGTGATTATTGACTCACAAAACCGTCTTCATCCGGAACTGGCCCTGTTTAAAATAGCCGCGCCAGTCGTTATTTTGCGTTCAGACCTTGATAATCAGCACAACTGGCCACATTTCGTAGAGCAAATTAAGATTAAGATCCGTGCAGGCAAAATTGATCTGCACGCGGCGCTGGCGGCGCTGGCCGAGCGGAACATTAATCAGGTCTGGCTTGAGGGCGGCGCGACCTTAGCGGGGGCCATGCATCAGCAGGGCCTCATTGATGAATATTTGATTTATCTGGCACCTAAAATTATCGGCACAGACGGCAAAGATTTGTTTAATAGTGCACCTTTACAGGCAATGAGCCAGGTCACAGAGTTAACGCTCACAGAGATGACACCGATAGGTACGGATATCCGCATAACGGCACATAAAAAAGGTAACTAA
- the nrdR gene encoding transcriptional regulator NrdR — MHCPFCTAKETKVIDSRLVGSGHQVRRRRECILCHERFTTFEGAELVMPRVIKQDGSREPFNEDKLQNGLHRALEKRPVSTEQIEEVVHQIKSQLRATGEREVPSQLVGECIMEALKKLDKVAYVRFASVYRCFEDVKEFGEEIARLGDE, encoded by the coding sequence ATGCACTGTCCTTTTTGTACGGCAAAAGAAACCAAAGTGATAGATTCACGGTTAGTAGGCTCGGGCCATCAGGTGCGCAGGAGGCGTGAGTGTATTTTATGTCACGAACGTTTTACCACGTTTGAAGGTGCCGAATTGGTGATGCCCAGAGTGATCAAACAAGATGGCTCCAGAGAACCCTTTAATGAAGATAAATTGCAAAATGGTTTGCATCGAGCGCTTGAAAAGCGCCCTGTAAGCACTGAGCAGATAGAAGAAGTGGTTCATCAGATTAAATCTCAATTGCGTGCTACCGGTGAACGAGAAGTGCCCAGTCAACTAGTGGGTGAATGCATCATGGAAGCACTTAAAAAGCTCGATAAAGTGGCCTATGTGCGTTTCGCTTCGGTATATCGTTGCTTTGAAGATGTGAAAGAATTTGGCGAAGAAATAGCCCGGTTGGGGGACGAATGA
- the glyA gene encoding serine hydroxymethyltransferase — protein sequence MLERNMNIADFDPELFQAIQSETTRQEEHIELIASENYCSPRVLEAQGSQLTNKYAEGYPGKRYYGGCEHVDVVEQLAIDRACELFGCDYANVQPHAGSQANAAVFQALLQPHDTVLGMSLAHGGHLTHGSHVNFSGKTYNAVQYGLNEETGEIDYAQVEALALEHKPKMIIGGFSAYSGIVDWAKFREIADKVGAYLLVDMAHVAGLVAAGIYPSPIPHAHVVTTTTHKTLAGPRGGLILSACGDADIYKKLNSAVFPGGQGGPLCHVIAAKAVAFKEALQDDFKAYQTQVVKNAQAMVAVLQERGYKVVSGKTDNHLFLLDLIDKDITGKDADAALGRANITVNKNSVPNDPRSPFVTSGLRIGSPAITRRGFKEAEAGELAGWICDVLDNIEDEAVQAQVKEKVKAICAKLPVYA from the coding sequence ATGTTAGAACGTAACATGAATATTGCAGATTTTGACCCTGAACTATTTCAAGCGATCCAGTCGGAAACGACCCGTCAGGAAGAGCACATTGAGCTTATCGCGTCTGAAAACTACTGTAGCCCGCGCGTACTAGAGGCTCAGGGATCGCAGTTAACAAACAAATATGCTGAAGGTTATCCGGGTAAGCGTTATTACGGTGGCTGTGAACACGTTGATGTGGTTGAGCAACTGGCGATTGACCGTGCATGTGAACTGTTCGGCTGTGATTATGCAAACGTTCAGCCGCACGCTGGTTCTCAGGCAAATGCTGCTGTTTTCCAGGCGTTACTTCAGCCACATGACACCGTTCTGGGCATGAGCCTGGCGCACGGTGGTCACCTGACACACGGTTCACATGTGAACTTCTCTGGTAAAACTTACAATGCGGTTCAGTATGGTCTGAACGAAGAGACTGGCGAAATCGACTACGCACAGGTTGAAGCTTTGGCGCTGGAGCATAAGCCAAAAATGATCATCGGTGGTTTCTCTGCCTACTCAGGTATTGTTGACTGGGCTAAATTCCGTGAAATCGCTGATAAAGTGGGCGCTTACCTGTTAGTTGATATGGCACACGTAGCGGGTTTGGTTGCGGCAGGTATCTACCCAAGCCCAATCCCACATGCGCATGTTGTTACAACAACAACACACAAAACGCTGGCGGGTCCTCGTGGTGGTTTGATCCTGTCGGCATGTGGTGATGCAGACATCTATAAAAAGCTCAACAGCGCAGTATTCCCTGGTGGCCAGGGTGGTCCTCTGTGTCACGTGATTGCTGCTAAAGCTGTTGCGTTCAAAGAAGCTTTACAAGATGACTTCAAAGCATATCAGACACAAGTGGTTAAAAATGCACAGGCAATGGTTGCAGTGCTTCAGGAGCGTGGCTATAAAGTCGTGTCTGGTAAGACAGACAACCACTTGTTCCTGCTTGATCTGATCGACAAAGACATCACGGGTAAAGATGCAGATGCGGCGCTTGGCCGTGCCAACATTACTGTGAATAAAAACTCTGTTCCAAACGACCCGCGTTCTCCGTTTGTGACGTCTGGTTTACGTATTGGTTCACCGGCTATCACACGTCGTGGCTTTAAAGAAGCTGAAGCGGGCGAGCTGGCTGGCTGGATCTGTGATGTACTGGACAACATCGAAGACGAAGCGGTTCAGGCGCAGGTCAAAGAAAAAGTAAAAGCGATTTGCGCTAAACTGCCTGTATACGCCTAA
- the thrC gene encoding threonine synthase has product MKLVNLKDDTQVVSFVEAVKTGLGRNQGVFFPTELKPLGDIDGLLTQPFAQRSAALLKHLIGDELPLDSLQNMCEQAFDFPARLVQVEENKYCLELFHGPTLAFKDFGGRFMAQCIGAFSQGERVTILTATSGDTGAAVAHAFYQMPNVDVVILYPQGKISLAQQKLFTTLGDNIHCYAVEGSFDDCQALVKQAFLDDEFKRTLGLNSANSINISRLLAQVCYYFEAFAQLTPTLRDKVHVSVPSGNFGNVCAAMIAAALGLPVKRLSATTNQNDTVPRYIASGQWQPNATLESISNAMDVSKPNNWPRVESMLDQGYFPKYEFYSRSVSEERTQEVMCQVAKAGYVTEPHTAIAYEGLTLDGQPDETGIFLATAHPAKFRETVEAVLGQAIEMPEALASALEKPCLAEPLQADYGALKDAVLARLKQ; this is encoded by the coding sequence ATGAAACTGGTTAACTTAAAAGACGATACTCAGGTAGTGTCCTTTGTCGAAGCGGTTAAAACCGGTCTGGGTCGAAATCAGGGGGTATTCTTCCCTACTGAACTTAAGCCCCTGGGTGACATCGATGGTTTACTGACGCAGCCATTTGCACAACGCAGCGCGGCCCTTCTGAAACACCTGATAGGGGATGAGTTACCCCTGGATTCATTGCAAAACATGTGCGAGCAGGCATTTGATTTTCCAGCTCGCTTAGTACAAGTTGAAGAAAATAAATATTGCCTGGAACTCTTTCACGGTCCAACGCTGGCGTTTAAGGATTTTGGTGGCCGGTTTATGGCACAGTGCATAGGTGCCTTCAGCCAGGGGGAGCGAGTGACTATTTTGACTGCAACCAGTGGTGATACCGGTGCAGCGGTGGCCCATGCTTTTTACCAAATGCCCAATGTTGACGTGGTGATCCTCTATCCACAGGGCAAAATTTCTCTGGCACAGCAAAAGCTATTCACTACGCTGGGTGATAATATTCATTGTTATGCCGTGGAGGGCAGCTTTGATGATTGTCAGGCATTGGTAAAACAAGCTTTTCTGGATGATGAATTTAAGCGGACTTTAGGTTTGAACTCAGCAAATTCAATCAATATTAGCCGTTTATTGGCGCAGGTTTGCTACTACTTTGAGGCATTTGCTCAGCTTACACCGACCCTGCGAGACAAGGTTCATGTCTCAGTGCCGAGCGGTAATTTCGGTAACGTGTGTGCTGCAATGATAGCCGCAGCTCTGGGTTTGCCTGTTAAGCGTCTGAGCGCAACGACCAATCAAAATGATACCGTACCCCGATATATTGCGTCTGGTCAGTGGCAGCCTAACGCGACTTTGGAGTCTATCTCCAACGCTATGGATGTGAGTAAACCTAATAATTGGCCTCGTGTTGAGTCCATGTTAGATCAGGGGTACTTTCCTAAATATGAGTTTTATTCACGTTCGGTGTCTGAGGAAAGAACACAGGAAGTGATGTGCCAGGTAGCAAAGGCGGGATATGTGACGGAACCTCATACAGCTATTGCTTATGAAGGACTCACGCTTGATGGCCAGCCCGATGAGACGGGAATTTTTCTTGCGACAGCACACCCTGCGAAATTTAGGGAGACAGTGGAAGCTGTGCTAGGTCAGGCGATTGAAATGCCAGAGGCGCTGGCGAGTGCCCTTGAGAAGCCTTGTCTTGCAGAGCCCCTGCAAGCCGATTACGGCGCTTTAAAAGATGCTGTGCTGGCGCGCCTCAAACAATAA
- the thrB gene encoding homoserine kinase has protein sequence MKRFFAPASIGNFCIGFDSLGAAIAPLDGTLLGDVVSAEAAEQDSFECVGRYAAKLPAAAEENLAYQCLVHFRAHVAANMPGVKLTLEKRLPIGSGLGSSACSVVATFAALDAFAQTRLSQTQMIELMADFEGKVSGARHYDNITPCYLGGLQLTAELVPDRAMSLPFDERWRLVVAYPGFALNTAAARAVLPPQLATHNAVEFAQRLSTFTLLMAQHRFNDALALMRDDIAEPHRAPLIKGYAEAKLSLPELGALTVSISGAGPTLFALCANEQDAKRCQLWLQQHYLNEHGFSHICRLDPQGTREIKEGE, from the coding sequence ATGAAACGATTTTTTGCACCAGCATCCATTGGTAACTTTTGTATCGGCTTCGACTCTTTGGGCGCTGCGATCGCACCGCTTGATGGGACTTTGCTGGGAGATGTGGTTAGCGCAGAAGCTGCTGAGCAAGACAGTTTCGAATGTGTCGGGCGCTATGCCGCCAAGCTCCCGGCGGCCGCTGAGGAAAATCTGGCTTATCAGTGCCTGGTGCACTTTAGAGCGCATGTAGCAGCAAATATGCCCGGTGTTAAATTGACATTAGAAAAGCGCTTACCGATAGGGTCAGGCCTGGGTTCCAGTGCCTGCTCTGTAGTAGCTACATTTGCAGCCCTTGATGCGTTTGCCCAGACTCGCTTGTCTCAAACCCAGATGATTGAGTTGATGGCCGATTTCGAGGGCAAGGTCAGCGGGGCACGTCACTACGATAATATTACCCCTTGTTATCTGGGTGGATTACAGTTAACTGCCGAGCTGGTACCTGACAGAGCTATGAGTTTGCCTTTTGATGAGCGCTGGCGACTGGTCGTGGCTTACCCGGGGTTTGCTTTAAACACGGCAGCGGCCAGAGCCGTTTTACCGCCGCAGCTGGCAACTCACAATGCGGTGGAGTTTGCTCAGCGTTTGAGTACCTTTACTCTGCTGATGGCACAGCACCGCTTTAATGACGCGCTCGCTTTGATGCGTGATGATATTGCCGAGCCACACCGGGCACCTTTAATTAAAGGGTATGCCGAAGCGAAATTGAGTTTGCCAGAGTTGGGTGCACTCACCGTGAGCATTTCAGGTGCCGGGCCAACCTTGTTTGCTTTGTGCGCAAATGAGCAGGATGCAAAGCGTTGTCAGTTATGGCTACAACAACATTATTTGAATGAACATGGCTTCAGCCATATTTGCCGATTGGACCCACAAGGTACTAGAGAAATAAAGGAAGGAGAGTAG